The following are encoded in a window of Fulvia fulva chromosome 7, complete sequence genomic DNA:
- a CDS encoding Dolichol-phosphate mannosyltransferase subunit 1, with the protein MSTQKNKYSVLLPTYNERRNLPIVVWLLNQTFTEHKLDWEVIIVDDGSPDGTQEIAKQLIKAYGPSHIKLQPRAGKLGLGTAYVHGLQFATGNFVIIMDADFSHHPKFLPQMIKKQAEGNYDIVTGTRYAGDGGVYGWDLKRKMVSRGANLFADTVLRPGVSDLTGSFRLYKKAVLQEVMNRTESKGYTFQMEMMVRAKGMGFKVAEVPISFVDRVYGESKLGGEEIVEYLKGVLSLWVKV; encoded by the exons ATGTCAACGCAGAAGAACAAGTACTCGGTCCTGCTGCCCACCTACAACGAGCGCCGCAACCTTCCCATCGTTGTATGGCTTCTCAATCAGACGTTCACTGAGCA CAAGCTCGACTGGGAAGTCATAATCGTCGACGACGGCTCCCCCGATGGAACCCAAGAAATCGCCAAACAACTCATCAAAGCCTACGGTCCCTCTCATATCAAACTGCAGCCCCGCGCCGGCAAGCTTGGTCTTGGAACAGCCTACGTCCACGGACTGCAATTCGCGACTGGCAACTTCGTAATCATCATGGATGCGGACTTCTCCCATCATCCAAAGTTCCTCCCACAAATGATCAAGAAGCAGGCAGAGGGGAACTACGACATCGTAACAGGAACACGGTATGCCGGAGACGGAGGCGTTTACGGATGGGATCTCAAGAGAAAGATGGTGTCAAGAGGAGCAAACCTTTTCGCGGACACAGTGTTGAGGCCGGGGGTCAGCGATCTGACTGGATCTTTCCGGTTGTACAAGAAGGCGGTCCTGCAGGAGGTTATGAACAGGACAGAATCAAAGGGGTACACATTTCAGATGGAGATGATGGTGAGGGCGAAGGGCATGGGGTTCAAGGTTGCAGAGGTGCCTATCTCGTTTGTGGACAGAGTGTATGGGGAGAGTAAATTGGGAGGAGAGGAGATTGTGGAGTACCTCAAGGGTGTGCTCAGTCTTTGGGTTAAGGTATGA